One genomic segment of Blastopirellula marina includes these proteins:
- a CDS encoding LacI family DNA-binding transcriptional regulator, translating to MKVTMRELAEAANVSISTVSRVFKGDPTISAKRAEQIRALAESMNYRRPQGAVGEGLGGILRGRTIGLMSLGMDRRLLSIPAVSRAINGVEAGLSDAGAHVLLRHFPQLAPPTSAKLSQTLDGVILLGSLQGEEIGREQNDLMKRLRGLPSVWLLGKPLGCWGDSVCSNSYHVGAWAAEYLIKRGHQRLAVLNPKPDHQQFMVREDGFVAHGQRLGASVICLSEAPDKGWQLPMQPPTDVSDVMHLVDQLLEMKPRPTAVFAAADSVATLVYRALATRGLQVGKDISVISANNDEPLIAGLHPGLTTFDIHAEQIGRVAVQQLACRMAQPVGMPDVEIQLEASLVERESVVKL from the coding sequence ATGAAGGTAACCATGCGGGAACTCGCCGAAGCGGCGAATGTCTCGATCAGCACGGTCAGCCGGGTCTTTAAAGGGGATCCGACGATCAGCGCCAAGCGGGCTGAACAGATTCGCGCTCTGGCCGAAAGTATGAACTATCGACGACCACAGGGGGCTGTGGGAGAAGGTCTCGGCGGAATCCTGCGGGGCCGAACGATTGGGCTCATGTCGTTGGGGATGGACCGCCGGCTACTCTCGATTCCTGCCGTCTCGCGGGCAATTAATGGGGTCGAAGCAGGACTGTCCGATGCCGGAGCACATGTTCTGTTGCGGCATTTTCCCCAACTTGCTCCGCCGACATCCGCCAAGCTTTCGCAAACTCTGGATGGGGTGATTCTGCTAGGCTCCTTGCAGGGAGAAGAGATCGGACGTGAGCAAAACGATTTGATGAAGCGTCTGAGAGGCTTGCCTTCGGTATGGCTTTTGGGGAAGCCGCTGGGATGCTGGGGAGACTCCGTTTGTTCCAATTCTTATCACGTGGGAGCTTGGGCCGCGGAATACCTGATCAAGCGTGGGCATCAACGCTTAGCGGTTCTCAACCCTAAACCGGATCACCAGCAATTCATGGTTCGCGAGGACGGCTTCGTCGCCCATGGTCAGCGTCTTGGAGCAAGCGTCATTTGTTTGAGCGAAGCCCCTGACAAAGGCTGGCAATTGCCAATGCAGCCTCCCACGGATGTCTCGGACGTGATGCACTTGGTCGACCAACTCCTGGAAATGAAGCCCCGTCCCACGGCGGTGTTCGCCGCTGCCGATAGCGTGGCCACGCTCGTTTACCGTGCTTTGGCAACCCGAGGTTTGCAAGTAGGCAAAGACATCAGCGTGATCTCCGCCAACAATGACGAGCCCTTGATTGCCGGACTGCATCCAGGCCTAACCACGTTCGACATTCATGCCGAGCAGATTGGCCGGGTGGCTGTGCAGCAGTTGGCCTGCCGCATGGCGCAACCCGTTGGCATGCCTGATGTCGAGATTCAACTGGAGGCGTCACTCGTGGAACGAGAGTCCGTGGTGAAACTTTGA
- a CDS encoding nucleoside hydrolase codes for MNRTYLVVAVLMGSLVFGIGQARATEPVPVIFDTDISGDVDDVLALAMLHALADRNECDIKAVTISKVNPLTAPFVDAVNTFYGRGQIPIGVTHDAQKRESKYLSLVKTKDEGELRYPHDLLSSDDAPDAVTILRKTLAAAEDKSLVLIQVGLAANLADLVESPADEISPLTGKELIRQKVRLTSVMAGAFSPVNGNAHYLEANVKNGIGSMQRFAEKWPHDSPVVWSDFLIGIAAPYPRESVARDFNYVPHHIVRQAYLLHSGPNHDRPTWDLTSVLYAVRPEDCHFGLSEPGLVSVDDDGFTRFQPQVDGRDRYLTMDKDQAIRVIETQRCLVSQPPLAK; via the coding sequence ATGAATCGCACGTACCTAGTTGTCGCAGTCTTGATGGGCTCTCTCGTGTTCGGAATTGGTCAAGCCCGAGCGACTGAACCCGTTCCCGTGATCTTCGATACCGACATCTCTGGCGACGTCGATGACGTGTTGGCCCTTGCCATGCTGCATGCGTTAGCCGATCGAAACGAGTGCGATATTAAGGCCGTCACTATCTCCAAGGTGAATCCGCTGACAGCACCGTTTGTCGACGCGGTGAACACGTTCTATGGTCGCGGTCAGATTCCCATTGGTGTCACTCACGACGCTCAAAAGCGGGAAAGCAAGTATCTTTCACTCGTGAAAACGAAAGATGAGGGTGAATTGCGTTACCCGCACGATTTGCTCTCCAGTGATGATGCACCCGATGCGGTGACCATCTTGCGAAAGACCCTCGCCGCGGCAGAAGACAAGTCTTTAGTGTTGATCCAAGTGGGGCTGGCCGCCAACCTGGCCGACCTGGTCGAATCTCCCGCAGATGAAATTAGCCCTCTAACGGGCAAAGAGCTCATTCGTCAGAAGGTTCGCTTGACCTCGGTCATGGCGGGCGCATTCTCGCCGGTCAACGGCAATGCCCATTACCTGGAAGCGAACGTTAAAAATGGGATTGGCTCGATGCAGCGTTTTGCAGAGAAGTGGCCGCACGATTCGCCTGTGGTGTGGAGCGATTTTCTGATCGGGATCGCCGCGCCCTATCCGCGAGAAAGCGTGGCCCGAGACTTCAATTACGTGCCGCACCATATTGTGCGTCAAGCCTATCTCCTGCACAGTGGCCCCAATCATGACCGGCCAACCTGGGATTTGACCAGCGTGCTCTACGCCGTGCGACCAGAAGATTGCCACTTCGGGCTTTCGGAGCCGGGGCTCGTTTCGGTAGATGACGACGGTTTCACCAGATTTCAACCGCAGGTCGACGGACGCGATCGCTACTTGACCATGGACAAAGATCAGGCCATTCGCGTCATCGAGACGCAGCGCTGCCTCGTCAGCCAACCGCCGCTCGCCAAGTAG
- a CDS encoding DUF1501 domain-containing protein — protein sequence MTSYHDLAVSSRRHFMATSAMSLGSLAFSWMQQQEAWAAEQAKPPIGPQVFDTTPKVPAKPPRAKAMISLWMQGGPSHHDLFDPKPEMKKYDGKEFPGELKQDNKAQASSKVFASPWKFSPSGQCGMELSELLPHLQTVADDICLIRSMKTGVNNHGQSIRALQGGRITGGRPTLGSWMTYGLGSEANNLPAFVALIDPGQLPVLGVENWSNGWLPSIYQGTVIRPTEPRILDLTPPAHLKGIAQQKSLEYLEQLNSQHVRQFADVSDLQARMASYQLAAKMQLAATEALDLSQETETTKKMYGIDQKETADYGSRCLIARRLIERGVRFVQVYTANQLWDSHGRITTLLPNACKKVDQPSAALVADLKQRGLLDETVVHWGGEMGRLPVVQNDAGPDKIGRDHNTYGFSMWVAGGGFRGGYVHGKTDEWGHHAVEGVVNHFDYHATLLHLFGLEHDKLTFRRSERDQTLTDGQPAKIVHELLNA from the coding sequence ATGACTTCATACCACGATCTTGCCGTCAGCAGTCGCCGCCACTTTATGGCGACCAGCGCGATGAGTCTGGGCTCGTTGGCTTTCTCCTGGATGCAGCAGCAGGAAGCCTGGGCCGCCGAACAAGCGAAGCCGCCGATCGGACCGCAGGTGTTTGACACAACGCCGAAAGTTCCGGCAAAGCCGCCGCGAGCCAAGGCAATGATCTCGCTCTGGATGCAGGGAGGGCCAAGCCATCACGACTTGTTCGATCCCAAGCCGGAAATGAAAAAGTACGACGGGAAGGAATTCCCGGGCGAACTGAAACAAGACAACAAGGCCCAGGCCAGTTCCAAGGTGTTCGCGTCTCCCTGGAAGTTCTCTCCCAGCGGACAATGTGGAATGGAACTTTCGGAGTTGCTGCCCCACCTGCAAACGGTGGCGGACGACATCTGCCTGATTCGCTCGATGAAAACGGGCGTGAACAATCACGGTCAATCGATTCGGGCGTTGCAGGGAGGCCGCATCACAGGCGGTCGGCCGACGCTGGGAAGTTGGATGACCTACGGACTGGGATCGGAGGCCAACAACCTGCCGGCATTCGTTGCGTTGATCGATCCAGGACAACTGCCGGTGCTGGGAGTCGAGAACTGGTCGAATGGCTGGTTGCCGTCGATCTACCAGGGAACGGTCATTCGGCCGACCGAACCGCGAATCCTGGATCTTACGCCGCCGGCTCATCTGAAGGGAATTGCGCAGCAGAAATCGCTGGAATACCTGGAGCAGCTGAACTCACAACACGTCCGGCAGTTTGCGGACGTCTCCGACCTTCAGGCCCGGATGGCCAGCTATCAGTTGGCCGCCAAGATGCAGTTGGCGGCGACCGAGGCACTTGACCTGTCGCAAGAGACCGAAACAACGAAAAAAATGTACGGGATCGATCAAAAGGAGACGGCCGACTACGGCAGTCGCTGTTTGATCGCGCGACGCTTGATTGAGCGGGGCGTTCGCTTCGTCCAGGTTTACACCGCGAATCAGTTATGGGATAGCCATGGTCGTATCACGACGTTGCTGCCCAATGCCTGTAAGAAGGTCGACCAGCCGTCAGCCGCCTTAGTCGCCGACTTGAAACAACGGGGATTGCTGGACGAGACAGTGGTTCACTGGGGGGGCGAAATGGGGCGATTGCCGGTCGTTCAGAATGACGCAGGCCCCGATAAGATTGGCCGCGATCATAATACCTACGGGTTTAGCATGTGGGTCGCCGGGGGCGGTTTCCGCGGAGGCTACGTCCACGGTAAAACCGATGAGTGGGGACATCACGCGGTTGAAGGGGTAGTCAATCACTTCGACTATCACGCCACGCTGCTCCATCTGTTCGGTCTGGAACATGACAAGCTGACCTTCCGAAGGAGCGAACGGGATCAGACGCTGACCGACGGACAGCCGGCGAAGATTGTACACGAGTTACTGAACGCGTAG